A window of Ursus arctos isolate Adak ecotype North America unplaced genomic scaffold, UrsArc2.0 scaffold_16, whole genome shotgun sequence genomic DNA:
CcatggcagacattgctaatcgGTCACAGGCTTCATTTCTGACTGGAAAGGAGTCGACTTTCAGAATCAATCACAGTTGGAGAATTCCAGCTGGAGCATTCCCCCTTCCACCCTTTAAGACGCAAATATTTGGAAGACTCCAGACACTCTTGAGTGTGGCATTGAGGAAGATAGGAAGCTGCAGAGAGTGAGAAGTGTGACAGCTTCTCCCACTCTTATCTCCCCCCCTCCTCCGTGAGAGGAGCCAAATTCTCCCCGGGGCGCCGAAGTGAGAGCCCAGATCCTGAACCTGAGCGAGGGCGTCTGAGCTGCCAGTGCTAGTACCCGCGGGTGGAAGTCAGACCCCccatctatctctctctctctcgccctacTGAGCTCGAGCTAGGAGCGGACACCTGGCGCTGGCTGGTCCCCCTGCGCGCactaattttcttcctcttcttttcccacCAGAATGTTAGCCGTTGAGGGACTCCTGCGCAGCTGGGTCTGCGGGCGGTTGACTGTTGGAGAATACTTTACAAATTAGTTCCTGTGGAGCCGTGGTTGCGTGATAACGCACGGACCTTTCGCGTCTGTTTGAATTTCCACAAACCTTCACTTTGAGGAATGGGTGGGGAAATCCTAAGCATCTAGAAGTCACACGATATAAGGGCGTGGGCTGTGCAGTTAGACAAGTTTGGGTTGAATTTTAGACACATGATCACTCTTGATAATCAGAAGCCATCTCCGCAGGTGGGGTAACGCTCGGACTAAGTTTAATATATGGCAGCCCTATGTTAACTTAacattaatttgttctttttattttttttaaaaagattttatttatttatttgacagagatagagacaggcagcgagagagggaacacaagcaggggcagtgggagaggaagaagcaggctcatagcgcaggagcctgatgtggggctcgatcccataacgccgggatcatgccctgagctgaaggcagacgcttaaccgctgtgccacccaggcgcccctaattttttctttttaaatctcaggAGCTCAGTGAGGGATTTTAGGGTAGGAAGTATCCCTCAAGCATCTCCAATTACACTCTATAACTACATGTTGAGTCTGGTGACCAGGAAGTTCTTTGCACCTTTATCCCTGATTCATTTCAACGTTCTTCAGTTCTAAGGGATaatattcatttgttctttttctgcctcttccaCACCCTTAATCTCACAACTCTCTGCCAAGGGCTGAATTGTTAGTATCATCCCATCATGCAGTTGGGAAAACTGAGCTCCAAAGAGATGTGCTGTGGGCAGCGTTCTTCCTTCTGTACCTTTTTATTTGATAactgttttcaaaatttaatttaattttaaatttttaaaaaagtaatctctacagccatcatggggcttgaactcatgaccctgagatcaggaattgcatgctccaccgactgagtgggccaggcgcccctatctgaCAATTGTTTAGTGAGCACTTTCATTGTATCGGGTATGGACTAGGCACTGGAGATAGAATGGTATCAATATTTCagggaaataaatatctgttgcttGACTGATCTGTCATCTGAACTTTTGAGAAGGAAATTGCATTGGGCAATTCAGTAGAGAGTTTCACAATCCCCGAGAGTCCAGGAATGTGAGAATTAGGGGGCCTTGCACAAGGTCTTAGCTGAGCACTCACGTCTGTGGTTTCAGCCCCACAGCTAAATAGCTTCTTTGCAACCTGCCGCCTcttgccctctcctcccagcaggCTAACGGGCTTGGGGCCTCCACAACATTCACCGTTCACATGGACACATGAgacagcttccttttttttttaaatttaaattcaatttaattaacatatactgtattattcatttcagaggtagaatttagtgattcatcagttgcgtataacacccagtgctcattccctcaagtgtcctccttaaggcctatcacccagttaccccatcccccacccacctccaccccaacaacccccagtttgtttcctagagttaagagtctctcatggtttgtctccctctctgtttttgtcttattttctttttccttcccttcccctctgttcatctgttttgtttcttaaattccacataggagcgAAATCAcctgatttttgtctttctctgactgacttatttcacttagcataataccctctagttccatccacatggttgcaaatggcaagatttcattcctttggatggctaagtaatatatatatatattcctatatatatatatctatattcctatacatatatatctatattcctatatatatatatatatatatattcatatatatatatatataccatacacacacacacacacacaccccacatcttctttatccattcatctgtccatggacatctgggctctttccatagtttggctattgtggacattgctgttataaacatcggggtgcatgtgccccttcgaatcattATGTTTgaatcctttggataaatacctagtagtacaattgctgggtcgtagggtagctctattttcaactttttgaggaacctccatactttttccagagtggctgcaccagcttgcattcccaccaacagtgtaagagggctccccttcctctgcatcctcgccaacatcagtcatttcctgacttgttaattttaaccattctgactagtgcgaggtggtatctcagtgtggttttgatttgtatttccctgatgccgagtggtgttgaacattttttcgtgtgtctgttggccatttgaatgtcttctttggagaaatgtctgttcatgtcttctgcccatttcttggctggattttttgtgttttgggtgctgagtttgatacattctttatagattttttggataccagccctttactGAGATGGCCTCCTTATTAGCCTGGTGACATCTTCCAGGCCAGcctcttctgtttcttccctggCAGTTACTGTTGGCCTCGCAGTCTTGCCTGGGACAGGAAAGAGCCGCTGTGTCCCTGGTAGTAGCATTGCTGGTCTCACCTAGCTTCCGTATGTGCAATCACAGCTGGGAGGGGCCAGGGAAATTCTGTTGGGGCCACACCCACTAGCAAAAGTATAAATAATGAGGTTTGGCATGGACCCTCAGAGCCACACCTCCTCTCATCATGCAGTCCAGCAGCCTCTTCCCTCTTGCGCTGCTTGTCCTGGGAAGTCTGGCACCTTGCATTGCACAAGGTGTTGGAAATGGTGAGTTGAAGCCATCCTGGCACAGTCTTggctgcagggcagaggtgggggctcctggggagtgggggtgtCTCCTTCTAGAGGCTCTGATGTCTCAGCCTAGTTTCAAGAGACCTCCCTGAGGGTGGGTTCATGTCCATCTGGGCTCTGATGCATTGGGATGTGCTTTTATGAGAATCCAGTCAGCCCAGGCCCCACTCCCTCTGGTCTTACCTCTCTCTTGCTTCACCCTGTCTGTGAGCCTGCAGTCATCTATCTCTGGTTCCTCGTCTTTCTGTTTCTATCCtttggtctctgtgtctctgcctctggCTCTAGCTTCCACCTGTCCTGTCGGCTCTATctgccttgtctctctctctccatctccctcaccCCCAGACTGCCTCTTTGCCTTTGTGGAGCCTTGTTTTCCCTGGGGGAGGAAACCTTGGCTGGGAGCCCTCTGCTCTTTTCCAGGATCTGCCCACATGTGTGGCTTAATCAAGCCTGTCACTCCTTGTGGAAGTCAGACAGGCATTTCCCTCTGGTCTGTGTGGACAGTCATCTGGGTGAGGGTCTCTGCTGGACAGCAGCGTTTTGTCCAGGAGTCATGATGGCTACTTCGCACCCAGCTCCGTCCTTGACTCTTGACATTCTCTCCAACAGCGTTGAAAGCTGGAGCTTGCCCTTCTATACGATCTCCGCGGTGCCTTTCTGGCTACGAGCAGCCTGAATGCCAGAGTGACTGGCAGTGTCCAGATAGGCAGATATGTTGCTCTGATGTTTGTGGATTCAGATGCCTGGACCCCGTTAAAATCTTCAACCCAAGTGAGGAGGTGGAAGGGCTGATGGGGAGGGAGTGAGCCTGAGAATGCAGCTCCTAGGGGGACAGGACTGGGTGCTGGGCCTGCCAGGTCTCCTCCTTTCCAGGAATAGTTGAGTCAAATTTGTTAGCTGGCCAGGGAGTCACACTGCCCCAGACAGGAACTTACTCACCTGGCTGGTGAAGCAGCCAGTCTGTCAGAAGTCAGTTTTTTGGGCAGTAGTCATCTGGCCATTCAGGTAAGCAGACAGATGACAGCCATCCATCCAGTCAGTGCTGGACAACTGGTCACCTCTGTGGACAGGGGGCCTGATGTGAGAGGAGACCTGGATCCTGCCTTGAGGGGGATATGGAAGCCCTGGGAAGCAAAAGGTGGTCATGGGGATGGAGAAGATATGATTCTCCCCacgtgggctgggctggggctgggtccAGCAAGCAGGAATGGCACAGAAGATGCAAAGCCTCTGACCTGTGACTCTACTCTCACCAGATAGGGTGAAGCCTGGCAGGTGTCCGGTGGTCATTGGCCAGTGCCTGATGCTCAACCCCCCCAACCACTGTGAGACAGACCGTCAGTGCGTGAGTGACTTCAAGTGCTGTAGGGGCATGTGTGGGAAAGTCTGCGTGGCCCCTGAATAAGGTAAGGAGGGGCCCGGcccacccatctccctcctgCCAGTCCTCTCTGTCCCAAGCCTCTGGCAGCCGTGACCTATGAGCAGGGGGACTCCTGGTCTCTTCCCCTGAAACAGCCTCTGCCTGGCCCCCTTGTCCTTCAAGGGCActgctccccaggccccagggccagGATTTCTGTAGGATCACTCATAGCTTTGATTATATTCCAACCCTTCTGGGTGAGGGCCTGGGTAAGGggctctctgagtctcagtttccttatctgtaaaatggacataatgaaACTGAGAGTGCTTTGTAAAGCACCATGTGTGTTAAGTATTTCTTATTAAGATCATCTCCAGCATGTTGTCGAGGGTCAAAGCCCAAAAGATCAACGGATTTTGAGGCTAATCGAACTCAGTGCTCTGAGTGCAGAGTTCTACAGTAACATTGAGACGTGAACTCAGTCTCCTGACACCAAGACTTTTCCCACTATACCATCACCTTGCTATTTCCTCCGTCTTGGGGGCTTCTTGGGGGAAGAATGGGGAGATAATTTGGCTGGTTCCTGTATTGAAGCTCTGATCCGATTTTCTCTCATAGCCCAACTCCTGCCATTTGGAAGAGGCCCTGGATTCCTACTCTGTGGTCTGGGAACTCAGCTCTCTGCTCCCGGGTTTGGAGTGATGGGGCCGCACTCCACGGTCAAGACTTGGTTCTAACACCAATATCTCTTTTGGGGAAAGGCTTGGCACGCACTCGTCTTTCAGGAAATGCCTGTTGAttggtgaataaataaacaagcacatTTCTTTCTATCCATATGCTTCTGTGGTTTGCTGGTGCTGTGAATTGGGTGGGAGGTGATGAGGGAATGTGTGGCTGTGTGGCCTCCCTGCGATAGATACAGAGTGGAAGGGAAACGCTTCGGGGCCGGGCAGACATGAATCTACATCATGACTCTGAACATACTGGTCTGCAATTTTGCACAAATGACTTTATCTCGCATATCTCAACCTCTTTACCCACAAGTGGGACCGTGTTTGGAGCACTGGGGTATGCAACGTGTATGAACGAAGAGCAATGTTGCTAGGCCATAGCAGGCTCAGCAGACGGTGGATACTCGCCTTTTGGGGTGATTTTGAGCTTCTTacatttcttccctctcccaagACACTCTTTCTTCCACCTGAAGATAAGCGTTGAGCCGAACCACATGCACTGATTATCGGTCCTGAGAGAGGACCCCAAACACGTCTGCCCATGGCATCTTGGTATCAGAGTCCCCAAGGAAAGCAGCGTTCAGTCAAGCACTGGGTAAAACAACGCTTTACTTACATAGACAAGAAACAAGATCAGCTTCCACTGGGGGCCTCTATTTCCCACGGCCTGCAAGTAGTCTCTCCCAGGAGCTGATGCGGGACAACTTACCCCCACACGCCCCTCTCAGGCCACAGTAGGAGGCCCCATCCCCTCCTCACGGAGGACAGACATGGCAGTGGGGTTGGTCAGAAGCCACAGGGCACGCACACCTACACGCAACAGAGGAGCACACGCTGAAGCTTCAAGTGCGGCCAGATACTCCCCCACACAGCCGTAACCCGGCGCAGGCTCGCGAGCTCTTCCTCCCTCAGTAAGTAGGGGTTCCAGGTCCGAGGCCTCAGGCGGCTGAGTGGGGGATGCGTGCACGAGGCTGCCTTTCCCCCCCATGAGAGGATTGCCAGGGTGGGTCTCGTTATGACACGCGGCTGGCCAGTAGCCACACGAGGACGATGTTGTTCTTGACCCCATGGAGCAGAAAGAGTGACAAGAGCTGGACTCCCAGAGCTCAGAGCAAGCGGGGAACCGGGCTCCCCATTTCTCTGTGCCCTTCAGACTCCAAGGGAAGCAGAGAACTTGAGTGGATAGTGACACAGAGAAAGGACAAAACACAACTGTAATTCAATCCTTTCCTGGAAAATATCATTGATCTAAAAAAAACATTCCACACACAGCATTCAACCAATGTTCCAAGAGCAACAACAGCCTGTATTCAATTAACTGcttgagggaagagggagaagagggagcgCCATTTTATTGATGTTGTGAGTGGGGTAGCCGCCCTCCGAGCTGCCTCCCGGGGACCCTCACTTCTTGGGATTCCCGGCCTCGTGTGGCCCCTCCGATGGTTTAGCGCGGTGGAGTCTGTGGGACCAATGAACTatggcagagtgagagggagctgTGTCCTGATGAGAGGAGAGGAGTAGAGGATGGCGCCTTCCATCCGGGGAGCACGCGCCCTCTCTCGGATCACCTGCGCTGGCAGAACTCAGCTGTCATGTCAGGAGGGCGCTCAGCCATCTGTGGAGTGGCCCGTGGGGGAGGAGACAACGGTCCCGCCGACAGCCTGAGGGGAGCTGAGCCCCACCAACAACACGAGAGGGAGTGCGGAGGCAGAGTTTCAGCCCCAGTCTAGTCTTGAAAGGATTGCTGTCCCAGCACATGGCTTGATTCTGACCTTGTGACAGACCATGACCCAGAGCCATCCAGGGAAGCTGCTCCTGGCTTCGGGAGATGGTATTTATGATTTTAAGGTGCTAAGTTTGGGGGCCATATGTTATGCGGCAATAGACACCTGTTACAATGAGGCCAGCAAAAATCCACTACCAACCAAATATGGACAGTTCAAGGAAAGATAATTATAAGGCAATGTCTTTGTCTCTGAACAAAGTTGGGAACATCCTAAATAAAACgttaaaattagaaatcatgAAGGCTTAAAAAGCTTTCATAGAAGttcaacatgaatttttaaaaatattttatttactaatttgagagagagagaaagaacatgagcaggggcggggcaaagggagagggagaatcagactccccgctgagcagggagcctgacgcaacaaggggctcaatcccaggaccctgggatcatgatctgagccaaaggcagacacttaaccgactgagccacccaagtgcccccaacacgagttctttattaaaattaagaatagacACGAAAGtatagaaattaatgaaaaaaaaacacaacagaaaatcTACCTGAAACTGTAACAAAACCTACATTAAGTTGAATTTTCAGAGGTATCATCACTAAAGTCAGAAACAGAATAAGGATAAACACTTTTTCAAGGGTGTATGAGCCAGTGAGATGAGATCTGGGGATAAGGTGTGTAAGAGTAGAAAGAAAGATACCatattgtcattatttgcagatagTATCATTTCCTACATAATAACTGAACACATTCAATAAAGTTGATGAAGTAAGTTTCATCAGAGTTGCCGGGTATGCACAACTTTAcagcatttctatacattattcataATGAATCAGAAATAATAGAAGGTAGAAATAATTGGTCAAAGAAACAAACGCTACAATACACCCAGGAAGGAACCTAAAAATTATGCCAGACCTTTGTGGATTAAAGAAGCAATTCGTTGAAGgtctaaaataagaaatgaataaacaaagaaacaatgtttATGTTTGTAAAGACTCAATAAGGTCAAGATTACAGCtcgttaaaaaaatcatttgtaaattCAATGTAACTGTAATAAAAACcccaacatcatttttaaaaaacaacttgaCAAAGTGATCCTATGTTAATATATTAATAGAAAGTTTGCAGAAGAACCCGGAACATCTTTGAAAAGTACAACAATAGGAGTTATCCAGACCAGGTATCAAAATCTAATTGATTATatgaattattaattataataatgaatgGAATATGACGTTGGtacaagaataaacaaatagtctaatggaacagaacagaatgtCTGAAAGGAAATCTGCATTTGTGGAAATCTGTTATGTAACAAAgacaaatttttttaaggttttatttatttgagagagagagagaaagagcatgaagggtggggaggggcagagggagagggagaagcagactcccccgctgagcaggaagcctgacaccggtggggctcgatcccaggaccctgagatcaggacctgagctgaagtcagaggctaaatcaactgagccacccaggtgccccaataaggaggaatttttataattgtttaggGCAAAACTCAAACTAATAATGAAAGcaattggcttttttttaaagttcacacTAACACCTTTTACTGAGTTCAATAGTAATCATTAACATAAGGTTCTCCTGACttatgcttgcttgctttctctcattcattcctttatgaTGAGGAGTTTGCTTGCGCAGTTACAGAGGCTAAGTCCATCATCTGCTGTCGGTAAATTGGAGACTCAGAAAAGTCTGTGGCTTAATACAGTTCCTGTCTGAAGGCTTAAGAACTAGGGGAGCTGATGGTGTAAATTTCGatccaagggcaggagaaaatgAGGTGAGATGTTCCAACGCaaaaaatggaggagaaaaggtGTGGAttccttcttcccccaccttTGGTTCTATTTAAGCCCTCAGCACTTTGGATGAGGGCTACCCACACTGGCGAGGGGATTCTGCTTGACTGAGTTCACAGATTCAAGTGCGAATCTCATctggaaacatcctcacagacacacccagatataatgtttaatctgggcattTTGCAGCCAGGCAAGTTGGCACAGAAATTACCCACCccagaatgcaagttggtacagccactctggaaaacagtgtggaggtcccttaaaaagttaaaaattgagctaccctatgatccagccattgcactactgggtgtttaccccaaagatacagacgtagtgaacagaagggccatatgcaccccaatgttcatagcagcaatgtccacaatagctaaatcgtggaaggagccgagatgcccttcaacagatgactggattaagaagttgtggtccatatatacaatggaatattagtcagctatcagaaagaacgagttctcaacatttgctacaacatggacggcactggaggagataatgctaagtgaaataagtcaagcagagaaagacaactatcatatgctttctctcatctatggaacataagaactaggatgatcggtaggggaagaaagggataaagaaagggggggtaatcagaagggggaatgaaacatgagagactatggactatgagaaacaaactgaggacctcagaggggaggggagtgggggaatgggatagaccggtgatgggtagtaaggagggcacgtattgcatggtgcactgggtgttatacgcaactaatgaatcatcgagtcttacatcgaaaaccggggatgtactgtatggtgactaacataatataataaaaaaatcattaaaaaaataaaaaaataaaaaaaaaagaaatta
This region includes:
- the SLPI gene encoding antileukoproteinase encodes the protein MQSSSLFPLALLVLGSLAPCIAQGVGNALKAGACPSIRSPRCLSGYEQPECQSDWQCPDRQICCSDVCGFRCLDPVKIFNPNRVKPGRCPVVIGQCLMLNPPNHCETDRQCVSDFKCCRGMCGKVCVAPE